The following proteins come from a genomic window of Ictidomys tridecemlineatus isolate mIctTri1 chromosome 9, mIctTri1.hap1, whole genome shotgun sequence:
- the LOC144366700 gene encoding UDP-glucuronosyltransferase 2B31-like isoform X2 — MSVKRNSVLLLIHLMCYFSSGSCGKVLVWPTEYSHWINIKAILDELIKRGHEVTVLTSTASILINPNTTSAINFEVYPAPSSEQHLEERFSKWIHELIYDTPKDDFWEFYSLLQKIFKEYSDTIEHLCRNVVLNKKLMMKLHESKFDVVLADAIGPCGELLAELLKVPFVYTLRFTPGYTYEKYSGGLTFPPSYVPIVMSELSAQMTFMDRIKNIMYMLYFDFWFQTFDVKKWNQFYSEVLGRPTTIYETMGKADFWLIRTYWDLEFPSPFLPNFDFVGGLHCKPAKPLPKEMEEFVQSSGENGIVVFSLGSMVSNMPEEKANIIAFALAQIPQKVIWRYQGKKPDKLGPNTRIYNWIPQNDLLGHPKTKAFITHGGANGVYEGIYHGIPMVGLPLFADQPDNIAYVKAKGAAIRLEYRTLSTADLLKALRMVINDPMVRVRDQAAISYIWLSGFTSTYLEKALFSPMCIFGNFLKNQMATTIQI; from the exons ATGTCTGTGAAAAGGAACTCGGTTCTTCTGCTGATACATCTGATGTGTTACTTTAGCTCTGGAAGCTGTGGAAAAGTGCTGGTGTGGCCCACAGAATACAGCCATTGGATCAACATAAAGGCAATCCTGGATGAACTTATCAAGAGAGGTCATGAGGTGACTGTTCTGACATCAACAGCTTCCATTCTTATTAATCCCAACACAACATCTGCTATTAATTTTGAAGTTTACCCTGCACCATCAAGTGAACAACATTTGGAAGAACGTTTCTCCAAATGGATCCATGAATTAATTTATGATACTCCAAAAGATGACTTTTgggaattttattcattattgcaAAAAATTTTCAAGGAATATTCTGATACAATTGAACACCTCTGCAGAAATGTAGTTTTAAACAAGAAACTTATGATGAAACTACATGAATCAAAATTTGACGTGGTTCTTGCTGATGCTATTGGTCCCTGTGGTGAGCTGCTGGCTGAGCTACTTAAAGTACCATTTGTATACACTCTCCGCTTTACTCCTGGCTATACATATGAAAAGTACAGTGGAGGACTTACATTCCCTCCTTCCTATGTGCCCATTGTCATGTCTGAATTAAGTGCTCAAATGACATTCATGGATCGGATTAAAAACATAATGTATatgctttattttgatttttggttcCAAACATTTGATGTGAAGAAATGGAATCAGTTTTACAGTGAAGTTCTAG GGAGACCCACTACAATATATGAGACAATGGGGAAAGCTGATTTTTGGCTCATTCGAACCTATTGGGATTTAGAATTTCCTAGTCCATTCTTACCAAATTTTGACTTTGTTGGAGGACTCCACTGTAAACCTGCCAAACCCCTCCCTAAG GAAATGGAAGAATTTGTACAGAGTTCTGGAGAAAATGGTATTGTGGTATTTTCCCTGGGGTCAATGGTTTCTAACATGCCAGAAGAGAAAGCCAATATAATTGCATTTGCCCTTGCACAGATTCCACAAAAG GTCATCTGGAGATATCAAGGCAAGAAGCCAGATAAATTAGGACCCAACACTCGAATATACAACTGGATCCCCCAGAATGACCTTCTTG GTCATCCAAAAACAAAAGCTTTTATAACTCATGGTGGAGCCAATGGTGTTTATGAGGGGATTTACCATGGGATCCCTATGGTGGGCCTTCCTTTGTTTGCGGATCAACCTGATAACATTGCTTATGTGAAGGCCAAGGGAGCAGCTATTCGACTGGAATACAGAACACTGTCAACTGCAGATCTTCTCAAGGCCTTGAGGATGGTCATTAATGACCCTAT ggtcagagttagggatCAAGCTGCAATCTCCTACATATGGCTATCCGGTTTTACCAGCACATA